In Bordetella holmesii ATCC 51541, the following proteins share a genomic window:
- a CDS encoding glycosyl hydrolase family 3 N terminal domain protein — MSKSKKHQKLAPGPVMVDVSGTRLTKQEKQRLRHPLVGGVILFARNFENRAQLTTLTRKIHEARGEPLLIAVDHEGGRVQRFREDGFTALPAMSALGQVWDRDPLLAMRLATEAGYVLAAELRACGVDMSFTPVLDLDYGVSKVIGNRALHRDPRVVAMLARALIQGLALAGMAACGKHFPGHGFVEADSHHEIPVDKRSLTEILREDAAPYGWLGDGVLSSVMPAHVIYPKVDSQPAGFSRRWVTEILRGKLAYDGVVFSDDLTMEGASVAGDILARAQAALGAGCDMVLVCNRPDLADELLGRLDVQLAAESVARIRRLMPAFASPDWDGLQADSRYQHARRLQSQIISG, encoded by the coding sequence ATGTCGAAATCCAAGAAGCACCAGAAATTGGCTCCGGGGCCGGTCATGGTCGATGTGTCCGGGACCCGGCTCACCAAGCAAGAGAAACAACGCCTGCGGCATCCGTTGGTCGGCGGAGTCATCTTATTTGCACGCAACTTCGAGAACCGTGCGCAGCTGACCACACTTACCCGCAAGATTCATGAGGCCCGCGGCGAACCGCTGCTCATTGCGGTCGATCATGAGGGCGGCCGCGTACAGCGCTTTCGTGAGGACGGCTTCACGGCGTTGCCGGCGATGAGTGCATTGGGGCAAGTATGGGATCGTGATCCCTTGCTAGCCATGCGCCTGGCAACCGAAGCGGGCTATGTATTGGCCGCCGAGCTGCGGGCATGCGGCGTGGACATGAGCTTTACGCCGGTGCTGGATCTCGACTATGGCGTGAGCAAAGTGATCGGCAATCGCGCCTTGCACCGCGATCCACGCGTGGTGGCCATGCTGGCTCGGGCCTTGATCCAGGGGCTGGCGCTGGCGGGGATGGCCGCATGCGGCAAGCATTTCCCCGGGCACGGTTTCGTCGAGGCCGACTCGCATCACGAGATCCCGGTCGACAAACGCTCGCTGACCGAGATCCTGCGCGAAGATGCCGCACCTTATGGCTGGTTGGGCGATGGTGTGCTGTCGTCTGTCATGCCAGCCCACGTCATCTATCCCAAGGTGGACAGTCAGCCTGCCGGTTTTTCCCGCCGGTGGGTCACCGAGATCCTGCGCGGCAAGCTGGCCTACGATGGCGTGGTGTTTTCCGATGACCTCACCATGGAGGGGGCTTCCGTGGCGGGCGACATTCTGGCCAGGGCTCAGGCCGCGCTGGGCGCAGGGTGCGACATGGTGCTGGTCTGCAACCGTCCTGATCTTGCCGACGAGTTGCTGGGCCGCCTGGACGTGCAGCTCGCTGCCGAATCGGTGGCGCGCATTCGCCGGCTGATGCCTGCTTTTGCCAGCCCGGACTGGGATGGCCTGCAGGCCGATTCTCGCTATCAGCATGCCCGACGACTTCAATCTCAAATCATTTCTGGCTGA
- the uvrC gene encoding excinuclease ABC subunit C: MPDDFNLKSFLADLPHLPGVYRHLDAAGEVLYVGKARDLKRRVSSYFQKNLASPRIAQMVGKVARVEVTVTRSEAEALILENNLIKSLHPRYNILFRDDKSYPYLLITGHAWPRIAYYRGATNKRGQYFGPYPNAWAVRETIQILQKVFRLRTCEDTVFANRSRPCLLHQIGRCSAPCVQAIEAADYARDVQRAARFLNGEAREVMDEIETRMLQASSELRFEEAAALRDQMGSLSKVLHQQTMENVGGEDTDVIAVAAAGGKVCVNLAMVRGGRHLGDKPFFPTHADGEAGPQVVEAFVAQHYADRPLPPVLVCSHALPDPDLIGLLAEQAGTRCRLLTRPQGVRRSWLEQAQKNAELALARALTESGARAARTLMLAETLNMDTDEAALDALRIECFDISHTAGEATQGSCVVFLHHDMQPSLYRRYNIVGITPGDDYAAMRQVLTRRFGKVADGEAPCPVWC; encoded by the coding sequence ATGCCCGACGACTTCAATCTCAAATCATTTCTGGCTGATCTGCCGCACCTGCCTGGCGTCTATCGGCATCTGGATGCCGCCGGGGAGGTGCTGTATGTCGGTAAGGCGCGCGATTTAAAGAGGCGCGTGTCGTCGTACTTCCAGAAGAACCTGGCCAGCCCGCGTATTGCGCAGATGGTGGGCAAAGTCGCGCGCGTTGAGGTGACGGTCACGCGCTCGGAGGCCGAGGCGCTGATTCTTGAAAACAACCTCATCAAGAGTCTGCACCCGCGCTACAACATTCTGTTCCGGGACGACAAGTCCTATCCGTACTTGCTCATCACCGGCCACGCCTGGCCACGCATTGCTTACTATCGTGGCGCGACCAACAAGCGCGGACAGTACTTCGGCCCTTACCCGAATGCCTGGGCGGTGCGCGAGACCATACAGATCCTGCAGAAGGTGTTTCGGCTGCGTACCTGCGAAGACACCGTTTTCGCCAACCGCTCACGCCCCTGTCTGCTGCATCAGATCGGCCGTTGCTCAGCGCCCTGCGTGCAGGCCATCGAGGCGGCCGACTATGCGCGCGACGTGCAGCGCGCGGCCCGTTTCCTCAACGGCGAAGCCCGTGAGGTCATGGACGAGATAGAGACGCGCATGTTGCAGGCGTCTTCCGAGTTGCGCTTTGAGGAGGCTGCCGCTTTGCGCGATCAGATGGGGTCGCTGTCCAAGGTGCTGCATCAGCAGACCATGGAGAACGTCGGCGGCGAAGACACCGACGTGATCGCGGTGGCCGCCGCCGGCGGCAAAGTCTGCGTCAATCTGGCCATGGTGCGCGGTGGCCGCCATCTGGGCGACAAACCGTTCTTCCCGACGCACGCCGATGGCGAGGCGGGGCCGCAAGTCGTGGAAGCCTTTGTCGCGCAGCATTATGCCGACCGTCCGTTGCCGCCAGTGCTGGTGTGTTCGCACGCCTTGCCTGACCCCGACCTGATCGGCCTGCTGGCTGAACAGGCAGGCACGCGCTGTCGTCTTTTGACGCGTCCGCAGGGCGTGCGCCGCTCCTGGCTGGAGCAAGCGCAGAAAAACGCCGAACTGGCCCTGGCCAGGGCGCTGACCGAATCCGGCGCGCGTGCCGCGCGTACGCTGATGTTGGCCGAGACCCTGAACATGGACACCGATGAGGCCGCCTTGGATGCCTTGCGGATTGAGTGTTTCGACATCAGCCATACCGCGGGCGAGGCCACTCAGGGGTCCTGTGTGGTCTTTCTGCACCA